A single region of the Hyphomicrobiales bacterium genome encodes:
- a CDS encoding hypothetical protein (Evidence 5 : Unknown function), with the protein MRPISSRQSASIGRSHPGTSSRSGAPSGNPRQRLPPDCSAGHSSDPGSSLIRGLFVGACVEMPGVLTGAVSIAEPTAKSDAFDWRRVRDPAASLTIAHATGNDRQMLGIVAAPVGDVARAACGPIGIPETVLCFAKILLQ; encoded by the coding sequence GTGCGGCCGATTTCGTCCCGCCAATCCGCGAGTATCGGGAGGTCTCACCCGGGCACTTCGTCCAGATCTGGGGCGCCGAGTGGGAACCCAAGACAGCGCTTGCCGCCTGATTGTTCGGCCGGGCATAGCTCAGACCCCGGATCTTCGCTGATCCGGGGTCTTTTCGTTGGGGCTTGCGTTGAAATGCCGGGTGTTCTCACCGGGGCGGTGTCGATTGCGGAGCCGACAGCGAAGTCTGACGCATTCGATTGGCGCAGGGTGCGTGACCCAGCGGCCAGCTTGACGATTGCCCATGCCACTGGCAACGATCGACAAATGCTAGGGATTGTGGCTGCCCCCGTCGGGGATGTCGCAAGGGCGGCATGCGGGCCGATTGGAATACCGGAAACTGTGCTGTGTTTCGCCAAAATATTGCTGCAGTAA
- the gsiA gene encoding glutathione ABC transporter ATP binding subunit GsiA translates to MKRVSLAGGAREGIDRKRGDVVSDSVNKAGVKPVISVANLTTSFLVEGQLRPVVRNISFDVAPRETVAIVGESGSGKSVTALSIMRLISASSGRVEGSIRLGDRDLLTLPEHEMRKIRGNDIAMIFQEPMTSLNPVLTIGYQIAEALMLHRGMSHSEAKAETIRLLEKVRIPAAKSRFDEYPHRFSGGMRQRVMIAMALACKPKLLIADEPTTALDVTIQAQILDLIKILQDEEGMSVLFITHDMGVVAEIADRTVVMYKGEAVESGDTATIFSAPKAPYTRALLSAVPRLGSMEGRSRPMRFPVVDKTTGESDVPVETPDTVKEKDRPVLEVKNLITRFDIHSGLFGGVSGRVHAVENVSFNVKAGETLALVGESGCGKSTTGRSIVRLVEPNSGTVMVDGQNVLDLKREKLREMRKNMQMIFQDPFASLNPRATVGAAIAEPILTHGIASKAQAREMTADLLHRVGLTADMASRYPHEFSGGQRQRICIARALALKPKLIIADEAVSALDVSIKAQVVNLMLDLQESMGLAYLFISHDMAVVERVSHRVAVMYLGEIVEIGPRVAVFGNAQHPYTKKLMAAVPIPDPARRGQKHPVSNDEIKSPVRAADFVPPIREYREVSPGHFVQIWGAEWEPKTALAA, encoded by the coding sequence ATGAAAAGAGTTTCGCTTGCCGGAGGGGCACGTGAAGGTATTGACCGCAAACGGGGTGACGTCGTGAGTGATAGTGTGAACAAGGCCGGGGTTAAGCCCGTCATCTCCGTCGCGAATTTGACCACATCGTTCCTTGTCGAAGGTCAGCTTCGTCCCGTGGTGCGCAATATTTCCTTCGACGTTGCGCCGCGCGAAACCGTTGCCATCGTTGGTGAATCAGGCTCTGGCAAGAGTGTGACGGCGCTGTCGATCATGCGCCTGATTTCGGCCTCCAGCGGCCGCGTCGAGGGGTCCATCCGGCTTGGCGACCGCGACCTGCTGACGCTGCCCGAGCATGAGATGCGCAAGATTCGCGGCAACGACATCGCGATGATCTTCCAGGAGCCGATGACGTCGCTCAATCCGGTGCTGACGATCGGTTACCAGATTGCCGAAGCGCTGATGCTGCACCGCGGCATGTCGCATAGCGAGGCCAAGGCCGAGACGATCCGCCTTCTGGAGAAGGTGCGCATCCCCGCCGCCAAGTCCCGCTTCGATGAATATCCACACCGTTTCTCGGGCGGCATGCGGCAGCGCGTGATGATCGCGATGGCGCTTGCCTGCAAGCCGAAGCTCCTCATCGCCGACGAGCCGACGACGGCGCTCGACGTGACCATCCAGGCGCAGATCCTCGACCTCATCAAGATCCTGCAGGACGAGGAGGGCATGTCCGTGCTCTTCATCACCCATGACATGGGCGTGGTGGCGGAGATCGCGGACCGCACCGTGGTGATGTACAAGGGTGAGGCCGTCGAGTCGGGCGACACGGCGACGATCTTCAGCGCTCCGAAGGCGCCCTATACACGCGCGCTGCTGTCGGCCGTGCCACGGCTCGGCTCGATGGAGGGCCGCTCGCGGCCGATGCGCTTCCCCGTCGTCGACAAGACCACGGGTGAGTCCGACGTGCCGGTGGAGACGCCTGACACGGTCAAGGAGAAGGACCGGCCGGTGCTCGAGGTCAAGAACCTCATCACGCGCTTTGATATCCACTCCGGCCTGTTCGGTGGCGTCTCGGGCCGCGTGCATGCGGTCGAGAACGTATCCTTCAACGTCAAGGCCGGCGAGACACTGGCGCTCGTCGGTGAGTCTGGCTGCGGCAAGTCCACCACGGGCCGGTCGATCGTGCGGCTTGTCGAGCCCAATTCCGGCACGGTGATGGTCGACGGCCAGAACGTGCTCGATCTGAAGCGTGAGAAATTGCGTGAAATGCGCAAGAACATGCAGATGATCTTCCAGGACCCGTTCGCGAGCCTCAACCCGCGCGCAACGGTCGGTGCGGCCATCGCCGAGCCCATCCTGACCCACGGCATCGCCTCGAAGGCTCAGGCGCGCGAGATGACTGCGGACCTGCTGCATCGCGTGGGCCTCACCGCCGACATGGCGAGCCGCTATCCGCACGAGTTCTCGGGCGGTCAGCGCCAGCGCATCTGCATCGCGCGCGCCTTGGCGCTCAAGCCCAAGCTGATCATCGCGGACGAAGCCGTGTCGGCGCTCGACGTGTCGATCAAGGCGCAGGTGGTAAACCTGATGCTCGATCTGCAGGAGAGCATGGGCCTCGCCTATCTCTTCATTTCGCATGATATGGCCGTCGTCGAGCGTGTCAGCCATCGCGTGGCGGTCATGTATCTCGGCGAGATCGTCGAGATCGGCCCGCGCGTCGCGGTGTTCGGCAACGCGCAGCATCCGTATACGAAGAAGCTGATGGCGGCTGTGCCGATCCCGGATCCGGCGCGGCGCGGCCAGAAGCACCCGGTCTCGAACGACGAGATCAAGAGCCCGGTGCGTGCGGCCGATTTCGTCCCGCCAATCCGCGAGTATCGGGAGGTCTCACCCGGGCACTTCGTCCAGATCTGGGGCGCCGAGTGGGAACCCAAGACAGCGCTTGCCGCCTGA
- the epi gene encoding Ethylmalonyl-CoA/methylmalonyl-CoA epimerase, with amino-acid sequence MKGKKTAMIGRLNHVAIAVPDLEAAAALYRDSLGANVTPAQTLPAHGVRLVFVNLPNTKIELMEPLDESSPIASFLAKSPSGGIHHLCYEVDDILAARDHLVAMGARVLGSGEPKTGAHGLPVLFLHPKDFNGTLIELEEAAP; translated from the coding sequence ATGAAAGGCAAGAAGACCGCCATGATCGGACGCTTGAACCATGTGGCCATCGCCGTGCCGGATCTCGAGGCCGCGGCCGCCCTTTATCGCGACAGCCTCGGTGCCAATGTCACGCCGGCGCAGACCTTGCCCGCCCACGGGGTGCGGCTCGTCTTCGTGAATTTGCCGAATACCAAGATCGAACTGATGGAACCGCTCGACGAAAGCTCGCCGATCGCCTCCTTTCTGGCGAAGAGCCCGTCCGGCGGGATTCATCATCTCTGCTACGAGGTGGATGACATTCTCGCGGCGCGCGATCATCTCGTCGCCATGGGCGCACGGGTGCTCGGCAGCGGCGAGCCCAAAACGGGTGCCCACGGCCTGCCGGTGCTGTTCCTGCACCCCAAGGATTTCAACGGGACCTTGATCGAGCTGGAAGAAGCCGCGCCTTAG
- the scpA gene encoding methylmalonyl-CoA mutase: MSRVPDFTTVKPAFTAAPDARVPGDVWETPEEIAVKPLYGEADRAGLDFVESLPGIVPFVRGPYPTMYVNQPWTIRQYAGFSTAEDSNAFYRRNLAAGQKGLSVAFDLATHRGYDSDHPRVAGDVGMAGVAIDSIYDMRTLFSGIPLDKMSVSMTMNGAVLPILALYIVAAEEQGVSPDKLSGTIQNDILKEFMVRNTYIYPPAGSMRIISDIFAYTSQHMPKFNSISISGYHMQEAGATADLELAYTLADGLDYIRAGMAAGLPIDSFAPRLSFFWAIGMNFFMEVAKMRAGRLLWSRLVKRFNPQSDKSLALRTHCQTSGWSLTAQDVFNNVTRTAIEAMAATQGHTQSLHTNALDEALALPTDFSARIARNTQLFIQQESGTTRIIDPWGGSYYVERLTADLAAKAWEHIEEVEKLGGMAKAIEAGIPKLRIEEAAAKTQARIDAGQQVVVGVNRFRVDNEPPIDVLKVDNSAVRARQIEKLERLRAERDSGRVEAALAALAEAARSGSGNLLALGVDAAREKATVGEISSALEKAWGRHKAEVKINSGVYKTAFGADDDRLVRVNRLVRDFTEEAGSPPRILIAKMGQDGHDRGQKVIATGFADLGFDVVIGPLFATPEEAADQAIERDVHVVGVSSLAAGHLTLVPALKAELDRRGRSDILIVVGGVIPPQDYDALYDAGAIAIFPPGTPITDAALAVLDRLSNHLGYRQKDPADYL, encoded by the coding sequence ATGAGCCGGGTCCCCGATTTCACAACGGTGAAGCCGGCCTTCACGGCGGCGCCCGACGCCCGTGTGCCGGGTGACGTCTGGGAGACGCCGGAGGAGATCGCCGTCAAGCCACTCTATGGCGAGGCGGACCGGGCGGGGCTCGATTTCGTCGAGAGCCTGCCGGGGATCGTGCCCTTCGTGCGTGGTCCTTACCCCACCATGTATGTCAACCAGCCCTGGACGATCCGGCAATATGCCGGCTTCTCCACGGCCGAGGATTCCAACGCCTTCTACCGCCGCAACCTGGCGGCCGGCCAGAAGGGCCTGTCGGTGGCCTTCGATCTCGCCACCCACCGCGGCTATGACAGCGACCATCCGCGCGTCGCCGGCGACGTCGGCATGGCCGGCGTGGCGATCGATTCCATCTATGACATGCGCACGCTGTTTTCCGGCATCCCGCTCGACAAGATGAGCGTGTCGATGACGATGAATGGCGCGGTGCTGCCGATCCTGGCGCTTTATATTGTTGCCGCCGAAGAGCAGGGCGTGTCGCCGGACAAGCTCTCCGGCACCATCCAAAACGATATTCTCAAAGAATTCATGGTGCGCAATACTTATATCTACCCGCCGGCCGGGTCGATGCGCATCATCTCCGACATATTTGCCTATACGTCGCAGCATATGCCGAAGTTCAACTCCATCTCGATCTCCGGCTATCATATGCAGGAGGCCGGCGCGACGGCGGATCTCGAACTCGCCTATACACTGGCCGATGGTCTCGATTACATCCGTGCCGGCATGGCGGCGGGGCTGCCGATCGACAGCTTCGCGCCGCGCCTGTCGTTCTTCTGGGCGATCGGCATGAACTTCTTCATGGAAGTCGCCAAGATGCGGGCAGGGCGGCTCTTGTGGTCGCGGCTCGTCAAACGGTTCAATCCGCAGTCCGACAAGTCGCTGGCGCTCAGGACCCACTGCCAGACCTCCGGCTGGTCCCTGACCGCGCAGGACGTGTTCAACAACGTCACCCGCACGGCGATCGAGGCCATGGCGGCGACCCAGGGCCATACCCAGTCGCTGCACACCAATGCGCTCGACGAGGCGCTGGCGCTGCCGACGGATTTCTCGGCTCGCATCGCCCGCAACACCCAGCTCTTTATTCAGCAGGAGTCGGGCACCACGCGCATCATCGATCCTTGGGGCGGCTCCTATTATGTCGAGCGCCTGACGGCCGATCTCGCCGCCAAGGCGTGGGAGCATATCGAGGAGGTGGAGAAGCTCGGCGGCATGGCGAAAGCCATCGAGGCCGGCATTCCCAAGCTGCGTATCGAGGAGGCGGCGGCCAAGACCCAGGCCCGCATCGATGCCGGCCAGCAGGTCGTCGTCGGCGTCAACCGCTTCCGCGTCGACAACGAGCCGCCGATCGACGTTCTCAAGGTCGACAATTCGGCCGTCCGCGCCCGCCAGATCGAGAAGCTCGAGCGCCTGCGCGCCGAGCGAGACAGCGGCCGTGTCGAGGCGGCGCTTGCCGCGCTGGCCGAGGCCGCCCGCTCGGGTTCAGGCAATCTGCTCGCGCTTGGCGTGGATGCGGCGCGCGAGAAGGCGACGGTGGGCGAGATATCCTCGGCTCTGGAAAAGGCCTGGGGTCGGCACAAGGCCGAGGTGAAGATCAACTCCGGCGTCTACAAGACGGCGTTCGGCGCCGATGATGACAGGCTCGTGCGCGTCAATCGCCTCGTCCGCGATTTCACGGAAGAGGCGGGTAGCCCGCCGCGCATCCTCATCGCCAAGATGGGGCAGGATGGACACGACCGCGGCCAGAAGGTGATCGCCACCGGCTTCGCCGATCTCGGCTTCGACGTGGTGATCGGGCCGTTGTTCGCGACGCCGGAGGAGGCCGCCGACCAGGCGATCGAGCGGGATGTGCATGTGGTCGGCGTATCGTCGCTCGCCGCGGGGCATCTCACGCTCGTGCCGGCGCTGAAGGCCGAGCTCGACAGGCGTGGGCGTTCCGACATCCTCATCGTCGTTGGCGGCGTCATCCCCCCGCAGGACTATGATGCTCTCTATGACGCGGGTGCCATCGCCATCTTCCCGCCGGGCACGCCGATCACCGATGCGGCCCTTGCGGTGCTCGACAGGCTGAGCAACCATCTCGGCTATCGCCAGAAGGACCCCGCAGACTATCTCTGA
- a CDS encoding Methylmalonyl-CoA mutase, producing the protein MIAHREPAAASAQAHSPDIPGVEQWRALVDKVLKGADFERALVGRTADGIAIDPLYAKASGAPRALRAAPGRWAVCQPVDHSDGAEANRLALADLTGGADALTLVCEGARTARGFGLPVPGIQAALDDVHLDLIRLRVEPPPFGGQAVFAALGAVVARRGLDAGGLTIDWGIDPIGDMASKGTAPKPWPDLATDAAALVASVRAAGFPGAVLRADGRVHHEAGATEAQELAAVLASGVAYLRALEAAGMPLDEARRAISFTLVADADEFLTVAKLRALRRLWAAVERASGLAPEPIELAAETAWRMTTRHDPFVNMLRNTMAVFSAAVGGADVITVLPHTAPLGLADEFARRMARNTQIILAEESNIWRVADPASGAGGFEALTAALCDRAWGDFQRIEAGGGLAALLVSGAWQAEVATAREARAKAIARRKQSLTGTTAFPNLDETLVAVLMPAVASEPEAGADFPAMKAARVSEPIERLRDHAMARGYTVFLATLGKPADFAARGGFARGVFETGGLRTTGSEGFASFEALIAAYRTSGARVACICSSDDRYDSLAADAAELGETLAEEAARGLTAAGCDLVMLAGAGGTRETARREAGVGDFLVAGMDVVDFLGRTIARLDAQEAEPVTEGGE; encoded by the coding sequence ATGATCGCCCATCGCGAGCCCGCTGCCGCTTCGGCTCAAGCCCACAGTCCGGATATTCCCGGCGTGGAGCAGTGGCGCGCGCTGGTGGACAAGGTGCTCAAGGGCGCCGATTTCGAGCGCGCGCTGGTCGGCCGCACGGCGGATGGCATCGCGATCGATCCCCTTTACGCCAAGGCGAGCGGCGCTCCCCGGGCTTTGCGGGCGGCACCCGGACGCTGGGCGGTTTGCCAGCCGGTGGACCACTCGGATGGCGCGGAGGCGAACCGCCTGGCGCTGGCTGATCTCACCGGCGGGGCTGACGCGCTGACGCTCGTCTGCGAAGGCGCTCGTACGGCGCGGGGGTTCGGCTTGCCTGTGCCCGGGATTCAGGCCGCCCTCGATGACGTGCATCTCGACCTGATCCGCCTGCGCGTCGAGCCACCCCCTTTTGGGGGGCAGGCGGTATTCGCGGCGCTCGGCGCCGTCGTTGCCAGGCGCGGCCTCGATGCCGGCGGGCTCACCATCGATTGGGGTATCGATCCCATCGGCGACATGGCCTCGAAGGGAACGGCCCCCAAGCCTTGGCCGGACCTCGCCACCGACGCGGCGGCCCTCGTCGCGTCCGTGCGCGCGGCGGGCTTCCCCGGCGCGGTGCTGCGCGCGGACGGACGCGTGCATCATGAGGCCGGTGCCACCGAGGCGCAGGAACTGGCGGCGGTGCTTGCCTCGGGCGTCGCCTACTTGCGTGCGCTGGAGGCGGCGGGCATGCCGCTGGATGAGGCGCGGCGCGCCATCAGCTTCACGCTGGTCGCCGATGCCGACGAATTTCTCACGGTGGCGAAGCTGCGTGCGCTGCGGCGTCTCTGGGCCGCGGTCGAGCGCGCCTCGGGGCTCGCGCCTGAGCCGATCGAGCTTGCGGCGGAAACGGCGTGGCGGATGACGACGCGGCACGATCCCTTCGTCAACATGCTGCGCAATACCATGGCCGTCTTCTCGGCAGCGGTCGGCGGGGCGGATGTCATCACCGTGCTGCCGCATACCGCGCCCCTTGGCCTTGCCGACGAATTCGCCCGACGCATGGCGCGCAACACCCAGATCATCCTCGCCGAGGAAAGCAATATCTGGCGCGTCGCAGACCCGGCGTCCGGTGCCGGCGGCTTCGAGGCTTTGACAGCCGCGCTTTGCGACAGGGCTTGGGGCGACTTCCAGCGTATCGAGGCCGGCGGCGGGCTGGCAGCGTTGCTGGTGAGCGGCGCCTGGCAGGCGGAGGTCGCCACGGCGCGAGAGGCGCGGGCCAAGGCGATCGCGCGGCGCAAGCAGTCGCTGACCGGCACGACCGCCTTCCCCAATCTCGACGAGACGCTGGTCGCGGTACTGATGCCGGCGGTGGCATCGGAGCCGGAAGCGGGAGCGGATTTCCCCGCCATGAAGGCGGCACGGGTGTCGGAGCCCATCGAGCGCCTGCGCGACCATGCCATGGCGCGTGGCTATACGGTTTTCCTCGCGACACTCGGCAAGCCGGCCGATTTCGCCGCGCGCGGGGGCTTCGCGCGGGGTGTCTTCGAGACAGGCGGGCTCAGGACCACGGGCAGCGAGGGCTTCGCTTCCTTCGAGGCGCTCATTGCCGCCTATCGCACCTCCGGCGCGCGCGTTGCGTGCATCTGTTCCTCTGATGATCGCTACGACAGCCTCGCCGCCGATGCAGCTGAACTGGGCGAGACTTTGGCCGAGGAAGCGGCCCGCGGTCTCACGGCGGCTGGCTGCGACCTGGTAATGCTCGCCGGTGCCGGCGGGACGCGTGAGACGGCGCGGCGCGAGGCGGGTGTCGGCGACTTCCTTGTGGCGGGTATGGATGTGGTCGATTTTCTCGGCCGGACGATAGCCCGGCTCGATGCACAGGAAGCCGAGCCGGTGACGGAGGGCGGAGAATGA
- the pccA gene encoding Propionyl-CoA carboxylase alpha chain, translating to MFSKILIANRGEIACRIIKTARRMGIKTVAVYSDADRDALHVAMADEAVAIGPAPAAESYLVIDKIIAACKQTGAEAVHPGYGFLSERAAFPEALAAAGIVFIGPNPAAIAAMGDKIESKKVAAAANVSTVPGYLGVIESPEHAVAIAGEIGFPVMIKASAGGGGKGMRIAYSADEVAEGFARAKSEAASSFGDDRVFVEKFITDPRHVEIQVLGDKHGHVIYLGERECSIQRRNQKVLEEAPSPLLDEETRRAMGEQAVALAQAVGYDSAGTVEFVAGQDRSFYFLEMNTRLQVEHPVTELVTGVDLVEEMIRVAAGEPLRLAQKDVKLNGWAIESRIYAEDPTRNFLPSTGRLVTYRPPAEGVSDGVTLRNDTGVYEGGEISIYYDPMIAKLVTHAPTRAAAIEAQATALDAFAIEGIRHNIPFLSALMHHPRWREGQLSTGFIAEEFPEGFSNAVPAGETALRIAAVATAIDHLLNTRKRRISGQMPTARPVTFSRQRIARVGDERFILTVGGDGGESLALVAEDGRRIVVASSWRPGEPVWHGAIDGAALAMQVVAIPNGVRLSHAGAIADVRVETPREAELAALMPVKVIADSGKQLLCPMPGLVKLIAVTAGQEVRAGETLAIVEAMKMENVLKADRDGTVARVLAKEGQSLAVDAVILEFA from the coding sequence GTGTTCTCGAAAATTCTGATCGCCAATCGCGGCGAGATCGCCTGCCGCATCATCAAGACGGCGCGGCGCATGGGCATCAAGACGGTCGCCGTCTATTCCGACGCCGATCGCGATGCGCTGCATGTGGCCATGGCCGACGAGGCCGTCGCCATCGGCCCGGCGCCTGCCGCCGAGAGCTATCTCGTGATCGACAAGATCATCGCGGCCTGCAAGCAGACCGGCGCCGAGGCAGTCCATCCCGGCTACGGCTTCCTCTCCGAGCGGGCAGCTTTTCCCGAGGCGCTGGCTGCGGCCGGCATCGTCTTCATCGGCCCCAATCCGGCGGCGATCGCCGCGATGGGCGACAAGATCGAGTCGAAGAAGGTGGCGGCTGCCGCGAATGTCTCGACGGTGCCGGGCTATCTCGGTGTGATCGAGAGCCCCGAGCATGCGGTGGCGATTGCCGGAGAGATCGGTTTCCCCGTGATGATCAAGGCTTCCGCCGGCGGTGGCGGCAAGGGCATGCGCATCGCCTATTCTGCTGACGAGGTTGCCGAGGGCTTCGCGCGCGCGAAATCCGAGGCCGCGTCGTCCTTCGGCGACGACCGCGTCTTCGTGGAGAAGTTCATCACCGATCCGCGCCATGTCGAGATCCAGGTGCTGGGCGACAAACACGGCCATGTCATCTATCTCGGGGAGCGTGAATGCTCCATCCAGCGCCGCAACCAGAAGGTGCTGGAGGAGGCGCCGTCGCCGCTGCTCGATGAAGAGACCCGCCGGGCCATGGGTGAGCAGGCCGTCGCCCTGGCGCAAGCCGTCGGCTACGATTCCGCCGGCACGGTGGAGTTCGTCGCCGGCCAGGATCGCTCCTTCTACTTCCTCGAGATGAACACGCGCCTGCAGGTGGAGCATCCGGTGACGGAACTCGTCACCGGTGTCGATCTCGTCGAGGAGATGATCCGCGTGGCGGCCGGCGAGCCGCTGCGGCTGGCCCAGAAGGACGTGAAGCTCAACGGCTGGGCGATCGAGAGCCGCATCTACGCGGAGGACCCGACGCGCAACTTCCTGCCCTCGACCGGCCGGCTCGTCACCTATCGCCCGCCCGCCGAGGGTGTCAGCGATGGCGTGACCCTGCGCAACGATACCGGCGTCTACGAGGGCGGCGAGATCTCGATCTATTACGACCCGATGATCGCCAAGCTCGTGACCCATGCGCCGACGCGCGCCGCCGCCATCGAGGCGCAGGCGACAGCGCTCGACGCCTTCGCGATCGAAGGCATCCGCCACAACATCCCGTTCCTGTCGGCGCTGATGCACCATCCGCGCTGGCGGGAGGGGCAACTCTCGACCGGCTTCATCGCCGAGGAGTTCCCGGAGGGGTTCAGCAATGCGGTGCCAGCCGGTGAGACGGCTCTGCGCATCGCGGCGGTGGCGACGGCGATTGACCATCTCCTGAACACACGCAAGCGCCGGATTTCCGGGCAGATGCCGACCGCGCGGCCGGTGACCTTCTCGCGCCAGCGCATCGCGCGAGTGGGGGACGAGCGCTTCATTCTGACGGTGGGTGGTGACGGTGGCGAGAGCCTTGCCCTCGTCGCGGAGGACGGCCGGCGCATCGTGGTCGCCTCGTCCTGGCGTCCCGGCGAGCCGGTCTGGCACGGCGCCATCGATGGCGCCGCGCTCGCCATGCAGGTGGTCGCCATCCCCAATGGCGTCAGGCTCAGCCATGCCGGCGCCATCGCCGACGTGCGGGTCGAGACCCCGCGCGAGGCGGAACTCGCGGCGCTGATGCCGGTGAAGGTTATCGCCGATAGCGGCAAGCAGTTGCTTTGCCCGATGCCGGGGCTCGTCAAGCTCATCGCGGTCACGGCCGGGCAGGAGGTGCGCGCCGGCGAGACGCTGGCCATCGTCGAGGCGATGAAAATGGAAAACGTGCTGAAGGCCGACCGGGACGGCACCGTCGCGCGGGTCCTCGCCAAGGAAGGGCAGAGCCTCGCCGTCGATGCCGTCATCCTTGAATTTGCCTGA
- the pccB gene encoding Propionyl-CoA carboxylase beta chain, with protein sequence MRDILERLEERREQARQGGGERRVKAQHARGKLTARERIDLLLDEGSFEEFDMFVEHRSTDFGMEKQKIPGDGVVTGWGTINGRKVFLFSKDFTVFGGSLSETHAAKIVKIQDMAVKMRCPIIGLFDAGGARIQEGVAALGGYGEVFKRNVVASGVIPQISVIMGPCAGGDVYSPAMTDFIFMVRDTSYMFVTGPEVVKTVTNETVTSEELGGAKVHTSRSSVADGAFDNDVEALLQIRRLMDFLPANNTEGAPHWPSLDEPDRVETSLDTLVPDNPNVPYDIKELILKVVDERDFFEVQQAFAGNIVVGFGRIEGRTIGIVANQPMVLAGVLDSDASRKAARFVRFCDAFEIPIVTFVDVPGFLPGTAQEYGGLIKHGAKLLYAYSEATVPLVTVITRKAFGGAYDVMASKHVGGDVNYAWPTAQIAVMGAKGAVEIIFRQDAGDADAIAAHTKGYEERFMSPFVAAERGYIDEVIKPHSTRRRVARALAMLASKRAETPWRKHDNIPL encoded by the coding sequence ATGCGCGACATATTGGAACGACTGGAAGAACGGCGCGAGCAGGCGCGGCAGGGAGGCGGCGAGCGCCGGGTCAAGGCGCAGCACGCCCGTGGCAAGCTGACGGCGCGCGAACGCATCGATCTTCTGCTCGATGAGGGATCCTTCGAGGAGTTCGACATGTTCGTCGAACACCGCTCGACGGATTTCGGCATGGAGAAGCAGAAGATCCCGGGCGATGGCGTCGTGACCGGCTGGGGCACCATCAACGGGCGCAAGGTCTTCTTGTTTTCCAAGGACTTCACCGTCTTCGGCGGCTCCCTCTCCGAGACCCATGCCGCCAAGATCGTCAAGATCCAGGACATGGCCGTGAAGATGCGCTGCCCGATCATCGGCCTGTTCGATGCCGGCGGCGCGCGCATCCAGGAGGGTGTGGCGGCCCTCGGCGGCTACGGCGAGGTCTTCAAGCGCAACGTGGTGGCCTCCGGCGTCATCCCGCAGATCTCGGTGATCATGGGCCCCTGCGCGGGCGGGGATGTCTATTCGCCGGCCATGACCGATTTCATCTTCATGGTGCGCGACACCTCCTACATGTTCGTCACCGGTCCCGAGGTGGTGAAGACGGTCACCAACGAGACGGTCACTTCGGAAGAGCTCGGCGGTGCGAAGGTTCACACGTCGCGCTCGTCGGTCGCCGACGGTGCCTTCGACAACGACGTCGAGGCGCTGCTGCAGATACGCAGGCTGATGGATTTTCTGCCGGCCAACAACACCGAGGGCGCGCCGCACTGGCCGAGCCTCGACGAGCCGGATCGTGTCGAGACATCGCTCGACACGCTCGTGCCCGACAATCCCAACGTGCCCTACGACATCAAGGAACTGATCCTGAAGGTCGTGGACGAGCGGGATTTCTTCGAGGTCCAGCAGGCCTTCGCCGGCAATATCGTGGTGGGCTTCGGGCGCATCGAGGGGCGGACCATCGGCATCGTCGCCAACCAGCCGATGGTGCTGGCCGGCGTGCTCGATTCCGACGCCTCCCGCAAGGCGGCGCGCTTCGTGCGTTTCTGCGATGCCTTCGAGATCCCGATCGTCACCTTCGTCGACGTGCCCGGCTTCCTGCCCGGCACGGCGCAGGAATATGGCGGGCTCATCAAGCATGGCGCCAAGCTGCTCTATGCCTATTCGGAGGCGACCGTGCCGCTCGTCACGGTGATCACCCGCAAGGCCTTCGGCGGCGCCTATGACGTCATGGCCTCCAAGCATGTCGGCGGCGATGTCAATTATGCCTGGCCGACGGCCCAGATCGCTGTGATGGGCGCCAAGGGCGCCGTGGAAATCATTTTCCGGCAGGATGCCGGTGATGCGGACGCCATCGCCGCCCACACGAAAGGCTACGAGGAGCGCTTCATGTCGCCCTTCGTGGCGGCCGAGCGCGGCTATATCGACGAGGTGATCAAGCCGCATTCCACCCGCCGGCGGGTCGCCCGCGCGCTCGCCATGCTCGCCTCCAAGCGCGCGGAGACGCCCTGGCGGAAGCACGATAATATACCCTTGTGA